The genomic region GTAAGTGGCTGTGctgtctggtctggtcttgtCTTCTCATATATGCATGAATGTCTGAGCGCGTAACATGCTTATGGGTTGGCTCATGCTCAATCAACCAAAGAATTGACAAGATGTTACAGAATCTAATCATTGAAAGACATTTGAAGCAATAATACAGAAGCAAGAAATGCAGAGGCCCAACATTACCTCTCTAAATACCCCGTCACTTGAGTAGGCTACCCTATAGCTTCACCGCAACTTTTGAAGTTCGTCCCACCAACTGAAATGCGGCATCTACTGGAGGGATTATTTATTATCAAGGAAATATTCAAAATAGGACATTGAGTACCGGTGGGCAATACCAAGCTTGCCTTCTTCATGGATGATATGTAAATATGTATTCACTAGGTGGTTCAGTCATGATAGTTCCATGTCACAGTCCATTATTCCTACAACAAAGGACACACATGGAATACAGGGTATTGTAAGTGGTTGTTGGACACAATATGTGGTGCAATTTCGAACCCGATTAATGAATAAACAAACACCTAAATGACAGCCTTTTACCACTGCCTTCCATGCAACCTTGGTATAAATTCAACTCACCCAAACTCCATGAACTCGCCTCGCTTTCGAATGCATCCAACAACTTCGAACAAAACAGGGGGGTATACGGCTATGATATAAAACCAAAAGCATTGGATGCCCATCCTATCTCCGGGTGAAAACCAACTTACGCCATGCTCAAACAACAAGTCCGTCATAAGCTCTCTCCACGGTTCGGCTTCCCATACCTGGAACAGTCCTCAGCTGCGCAAGACTGTCGATACGGCCACCAGCCTCGTCATCGTTGACGAGCTCAAGATAGTCAACCAGGTCACGGGCTTTCTTTGCACCGAAGCCGACTAGGCTCCGGATCTGATCGAGGTCGCGTGAGTTGACAATatcgagaagatgctgagttCGAGGCGATGCGGgaccttcatcatcacctgaAAGGATGGACTTGGTGGCAAGAGCCTTAACCTTGAGCTTTCGAGACTTGGGCTTTGAGGCACGGTGAGCAAACCCTTCCTCATCAACGTCTGCCTCGGCAGTCTCATAATCACCGTCTGCATCATCGTAGACGAGCCTTCGTTTCTTGTGCTCCGAACGAGGAGTTTCCCGGCGAGGAGAAGGAGCGGGAGCGTTCCCGTTTAACCGCGATCGCAGTCTTTCAATTTTGTTGAGCAGCTTTGCTTGTCCAGGAAAGTAGGGCAAAGCTCTCTCGTACATCTTGAGCGCgatctcatcctcgccaCGCTCCTTGTGTTGGCGAGCAGCCAGGAGGAACCTCAAACCCTCCGACTTGGAATCATCTCGCCATTCATCGCTGTCAATCCGCCGCTCGAGAGCCTCCAATCGCCTTTGCACAGCATCGCTGATTTCAGGATGGACCGTTGGTTGTGGCTGAGATTCCTTTTCAGCTGCAACTCGAGCAGCAAGGATCTCActgaccttcttctcaaccatGGCTTCAATTTGAGCAGCGGAAACCGTAACAGATGCTGGAGCTGCAGGTCTTGAGATCTTACTAGGTCTCATAGCAGCATCATTTTCAGACTGCCGCTTGACTGGATTGACTCGACGGGCGATATTGGAGCTCACTAGGGGACGGCTGACAGGTGCTGCTGGCTTGGACTTGTCAGTGTAGACGCTGAAGGCCTTGACGGGCTTATTGGCATCGGCAGCCTTGTCAGCGGCCTTGGCAGCAACATTACCGTTGTGCACATTGGTGAGATTGGCAAGTGGCCGAAGAGGTTGACGCTGGACATTGGAACCTGCGAGACCCGAGTTTGCCCTAGGAACTTGCTTGTACACAATCTCATTCTCAATCTCCCTAACCTCAATCCTTTTCGCTCGAGAGCTGACGTTGAGACTGCTGAGGGTGTCGAGGTGATAACTTCGCAGAGGGGACAGATTTAAGATCATGACAGTGATTCCATTGTTCTGGCCCAGTGACAGAATTCGAGTCATCTTGGACTCCCGGTAGGGTATCCTCTTGTCACCGCGGCCGATAGCATCGATGCACTGGCTCAGGACAAAGAGACTCTTGTTGATGGCCGCAGATTCCACCAATCTCTCCTTTCCGTTGTCGGTTCGGCGGTTGTCTTCAGACCCGGCCAAGTCGATGGCGGATGCAGTGCTCTCCCTGACCATCTCCGAAGTCGTTTGAATCAGCTTGACCCGTAGGATAGCATGGCTGCGGCTACTGTGGGCATTGAGCTTGGTAGCTGCCGTGACACGGTTGTTGTTGGCTTCGATATATAGCTTCTCAAAATCCTTGAGGTCTTCGCAAGCTCTTTCTGACAGACCGACAACGATAGTCTTGCCATTGGCCTCAGCTCGTAGTGGCAGACCGGTTGGCGTCCGCTTCTCGGGTGGCTCGAGGAGATCAAACACCTTGTCGTTATAGATCTCATAGTAGGACAGCAAAACCTGCACATCTGTCTCACCACGAGAATCcttcatgatcttcttgccccTTCGAAAGACGTTGCTGAGCATCCGAGGAATCACCCCGCGGTCTGCCAGCTTCATTCCGCCTCGCATCGTGTGCGTTTTACCGGTACCGGTGACACCATAGGCGAATATTGTGACATCGTATCCCTGGAAGAGAGACTTGACGTGCGGCGCCACTATTCGAGTCAACACACGATACGATACGAGCAGGAACGAGAACGTAGTAAACGAAAACAAGACGAAACAAAACGCGTTAGCTTATGAGATCGCACCTTCAGCAGTAAACAATTCCTCTTGAGTCGTAGATCGGTCGTACACGCCATTGAATGCGAATGAGAACTCCTCAGCCTCGTTTTTGGGGTTGGGAATCTTGACGATCGTGTTTGGCTTGCCAGAATCCGCGGTATCGGCTCGAACGATAATGTCACATTCGCGCTCCTTTTCCAGCAGCGGTCTTATCCTGGAGACCACTCTCACACTCATTGTGTAAGTATACACGTGTATTCGGTATCGAGAGAATTGTATTGGTTGTGAGggcgaagaagctcaaggtgtCGTTGAGCCAGACTCTGTCAGCCTACCAAAATGGCCGCTACCACGTCCTGAAAGTTAGCAAAGATTTGCTATAGAGAAAGATAGCATGGGTAGCGGTCTagtgagatgaggaagaaagcACGGGCCGTTGGCACAGCAACGGGTGTTCACGTGATATGCATGACGTGTGGGAACGGGAAAAGCCGCTAACAAGACTGATTCGCTTTTGGTGATAGCgggttgaggttgaatgtGAGGTGGTAGATATACAAGCTGTACAGCTCTCTCAGAGCTCATATATCCAACAAAATGCGAGGCCAATTGCCCTTGACGAGAGCGGCGCGAGGACTCTGGCTGCGGGCATTGCCCTCGTATACTTGCACTCAGTGCAGGAGTATTCAGATCAGCGCTGCGCCGAGCACTGAAGCGCCAAAGGTTGGAGCCGATGCCTTTGGAGCTCTCGAGGCAAGGGATCCCGCGGGTATGATTTCTATCTGCCATTGAGCAATGACAGAAGCGAGTCTCTGACCCTTGACATGTTTAGATGCTCGATTCGAGGTTCTCGGCTCACCATATTCGCTCCTTTCTGTGACCTTGTCGGCATCGCAGAAGCTCTATACTCGGAGGGGTACCTTGGTTGCTGTAGCCGGCAAGCCTGAAAATGTACGCAGCATCACGACAAAGATACCGCAAGATTTATTAATACGATAAATAGGCCCAGTCCACTCTCTCGGTCCTCAACCCGATCACACGAGCCTTTCTCGGCGTTCCCTTTCTCTACCAGCGCATCTCAGCCACGACGCCCATCACGGCCTTGATATCGACGAAATCACCGACAACCACTTTTACAGTCCTCCACCTTGACGGAACTACAGATTGGATGATCTCACAGAGAAACGCACTGTTGGCTTGGACAGGTCACACTCTTGCGCCCTCGGCGCGCATTCAGAGCAGCCTCACACTGGCCCATTGGGGCAACACGCTCCTAACGGGACGAGGTCTTGCCGCTCTATCGGCACCAGGGCAAATCTACGAGCTCGCTCTcaaggagggagaggagtTTGTCGCACACCCCGGAAGTGTTGTCGCCTATTCAATCAGCCGACATCCGCCACAGCCTTTCCGCTTTAAGAGCAACAGCCTACGACTCCAGGTGCCCTCGCTATCGAGATGGATCTCAGAGCCTGAGTGGGTGAAGACTGTGCGTAACTCGGAGGTATGGAAGTACCTTGCAAGAGCCTTCTACAGCATGCGAACCGCTACTCGACGAACCATCTGGGGCGATCGTCTTTTCCTCCAATTCCATGGTCCCACAAAGATCCTCATGTCTAGCCGAGGAGTGCGCGCTTCAGACGTTCTCACTAACAAGCAAGTAAATGAGATTGCCGATGCGCAGCCCGGTGTTCTGGCAGAAGCTCTCGACCTAGAGAATAAGCCCAAGCTGACTGACGGTACCGAGACCAAGCCTGACCCTGTCAAAGCTGTTGAGCCAGAAGTGGAAGATAAGTCAGTGACGGGAATTCACGTTGCCAcagttgagaaggatggcaaggTGAAATTTGAGGACAACAAGGATCTCAAAGAGTTCATACGATGAGAATGTGATATGAGTGAGCCATGT from Fusarium fujikuroi IMI 58289 draft genome, chromosome FFUJ_chr04 harbors:
- a CDS encoding related to chromokinesin Xkid, which codes for MSVRVVSRIRPLLEKERECDIIVRADTADSGKPNTIVKIPNPKNEAEEFSFAFNGVYDRSTTQEELFTAEVAPHVKSLFQGYDVTIFAYGVTGTGKTHTMRGGMKLADRGVIPRMLSNVFRRGKKIMKDSRGETDVQVLLSYYEIYNDKVFDLLEPPEKRTPTGLPLRAEANGKTIVVGLSERACEDLKDFEKLYIEANNNRVTAATKLNAHSSRSHAILRVKLIQTTSEMVRESTASAIDLAGSEDNRRTDNGKERLVESAAINKSLFVLSQCIDAIGRGDKRIPYRESKMTRILSLGQNNGITVMILNLSPLRSYHLDTLSSLNVSSRAKRIEVREIENEIVYKQVPRANSGLAGSNVQRQPLRPLANLTNVHNGNVAAKAADKAADANKPVKAFSVYTDKSKPAAPVSRPLVSSNIARRVNPVKRQSENDAAMRPSKISRPAAPASVTVSAAQIEAMVEKKVSEILAARVAAEKESQPQPTVHPEISDAVQRRLEALERRIDSDEWRDDSKSEGLRFLLAARQHKERGEDEIALKMYERALPYFPGQAKLLNKIERLRSRLNGNAPAPSPRRETPRSEHKKRRLVYDDADGDYETAEADVDEEGFAHRASKPKSRKLKVKALATKSILSGDDEGPASPRTQHLLDIVNSRDLDQIRSLVGFGAKKARDLVDYLELVNDDEAGGRIDSLAQLRTVPGMGSRTVERAYDGLVV
- a CDS encoding probable Altered inheritance of mitochondria protein 24, mitochondrial; this translates as MRGQLPLTRAARGLWLRALPSYTCTQCRSIQISAAPSTEAPKVGADAFGALEARDPADARFEVLGSPYSLLSVTLSASQKLYTRRGTLVAVAGKPENAQSTLSVLNPITRAFLGVPFLYQRISATTPITALISTKSPTTTFTVLHLDGTTDWMISQRNALLAWTGHTLAPSARIQSSLTLAHWGNTLLTGRGLAALSAPGQIYELALKEGEEFVAHPGSVVAYSISRHPPQPFRFKSNSLRLQVPSLSRWISEPEWVKTVRNSEVWKYLARAFYSMRTATRRTIWGDRLFLQFHGPTKILMSSRGVRASDVLTNKQVNEIADAQPGVLAEALDLENKPKLTDGTETKPDPVKAVEPEVEDKSVTGIHVATVEKDGKVKFEDNKDLKEFIR